The nucleotide window TCAATTCGCAATGGATCAGCAAAGTAACGCGGATCATCGAATTCTCCAACAATACTGTCTCGGGTAGCGAGACCACATGTAGGTGCTGCCTGATAATCGCTGTAGTGTCCTACCTGAATTTCCACCTCGTAACGGTTGTTAATCTCCTGTGAACGCAGATCAACCATTAATTTTTCCTCATTGAGATAACATATTTTCTGAATTCCATGTTTACCAACAGCGGTGTTGATCTCGATCAATCCGCTTTCTTCGAGCTTCTTGATATGCATCGTGATGGCACCATTGCTAAGTCCAAGTTTGGTTGCAAGATCATTGAGATTAAGACTTTGGTTTTTGGCCAGAAGCTCAATGATCTGAATCCGGATTTCTGAACTGAGCGCTTTGAAGATATTCACACCCGACATCAGATCTTTAATATAAATCATAGGTGGAGTTCCTTTCCCCGTTCTGAACAAAGTCTCTTTGTAACAGACATTTGCACATTTATATGTTTTATTTCAGATAATTATAAATCATTCCCTCATGGAAGGGAAGGGCAGAGAAATAGAAGCCAAAACCCCTATGTATAGCGCAAATAGGAGTATATAATTTATATTTTGTTCACTATTCCGGTTAAAATAAGTGTTAATCAGTTCACATATATTTGAAATATACCATTGAAATGTCATGTAACCGCTTTTATAATCCTATTATACCTAAATTGATTCATTACTTCATGAACCTAATTAACCATTTGATCAGGAAAGGTGGAGTTCGGTTTGGAAAAGTTAAGCAATGTGAAGAGGTTTAAGTGGAAACAGTTGGCGTTACCGGCATTACTTGTGATGGTACTACTGCTTGCAGGTCAGTCAAAAGCTATGGCGGCGTTCTGGAATCTGACCGGTGATACCGCCGTTCATGATCCATCAATCATTAAAGAGGGCAGTTCCTGGTACACCTTCTCAACCGGTCCGGGCATTCAGGTGTTGAAATCGGATAATGGATCGTCCTGGTATCGTGTTCCACAGATCTTCTTAAGTAAACCATCCTGGTGGGCTTCTGCGGTTCCGGGACAAAGCGGATTGGATGTATGGGCACCAGACGTAGAGCAGTACAACGGAAAAGTATGGCTCTATTATTCAATCTCCACCTTTGGTTCCAATCGGTCTGCGATTGGTCTTGCGTCCGCGAACAGTATTGGTGCGGGACAGTGGAAAGACGAAGGGTTAGTACTTCAGACCACGACCGCCAATAATTATAATGCCATTGATCCGAATCTGGTCATTGATGCTTCAGGCAATCCATGGCTGGCCTTTGGTTCTTTCTGGAGCGGTCTGAAGATTGTCAAGCTGGACAAAAACACGATGAAACCGACGGGAAGCATAACTTCCATTGCTGCGCGTCCGAATAACGGGGGTGCTATTGAAGGACCAAGTGTTGTATATCGTGGCGGATACTATTACCTGTTTGCTTCAATCGATTCTTGCTGCCAAGGGGTAAACAGTACCTACAAGATGGTCTATGGGCGTTCGACCAGTATTACAGGCCCTTATGTGGATAAAAACGGAGTGAATATGCTAAATGGCGGCGGAACGGTACTGGATACAGGCAATGTGAAATGGAAAGGTCCAGGTGGTCAGGACGTATATAACGGGAATGTCATTGCACGACACGCCTATGATGCAGAGGATAATGGCAATCCAAAATTGCTGATTAATGACTTGCTGTGGGACGCTAATGGTTGGCCGAAATATTGATTTACTTTAGATAAATATAAAATGTTTTATAAAAGTATTGACTAAAGTGATCTGGATTTGTTAAATTTAACAACAGAAATCCTATTTCATCCAATTGAATACGGTTACAAATCCAGATCAGGAGGGGTTCAGATGGTAAAGAAAAAGAATTGGGTCACATTTATGCTTCTTATGCTGGTAAGTGCGCTGGTACTTGCGGGCTGCGGAGGAGGAAGCAGCGGTGCGAGTGGGGACAAAGAGTTAACGTTTATGTTCCGCGGGGGCACAGATGAGCAGAAAGCATATCAGGCGGTGGTCAAGAAATTCGAAGAAGATCATCCGGGTGTGAAAGTAAAAATTATTGTAACGGCTGCAGATCAATACGCAACCAAGCTAAGAGCGGCAATTACAGGCAACAGCTTGCCTGACGTATTTTATTTTAATCCAGGCGATATTAAGGCCTATGCGAACAGCAATGTTCTCATGAATCTTACACCTTACATTGAAAATAATGCGGATGTTGATTTGAATAACATCTGGAAATATGGAGTGGATCTATACCGTTATGATGGCAAGATGGCAGGTCAGGGTGATCTCTACGGCATGCCGAAGGACCTCGGGCCATTTGCACTAGGCTACAACAAGACTTTGTTTGAAAAAGAAGGCATTCCATTCCCTGACAAGGATAAACCATATACATGGGAAGAGTTCGTTAAGGTGAATCAGCAAGCGACCAAGGATACCAACGGGGACGGTAAACCGGATGTATTCGGTACAGGCTTTAACGTACAGTGGGCACTGCAATCCTTTGTATGGAGCAATGGTGGGGACTGGCTGGATGAGAGCAAAACGAAGGTGACAATTGATGATCCGAAATTTGCAGAAGCTCTGCAATTCTTCGCGGATATGCAGAATGTATACAACATTACACCTTCCATTGAGGAAGCGCAAACATTGGATACCTACCAACGCTGGATGAAAGGCGAAATGGCCTTCTTCCCTGTAGGTCCTTGGGATATGAGTACATTCGAGACATTGCCTTTCGAGTATGATTTGCTACCTTTCCCTGCGGGATCGACTGGCAAGTCGGCTACGTGGATTGGCTCCCTGGGAATCGGAGTATCTGCGAAATCGAAACATCCGGAAGAAGCGGCAGCATTGGTGAACTACCTAACCGCTTCGAAAGAAAGTATGCAGCTACTGGTAGATGCCAAGGTACAGATTCCGAATCTGCTTGATATGGCAGACGAGTGGGCTAAAGATACATCCACGAAACCATCCAACAAGCAGGAGTTTATTGATATCGTAGAGGATTACGGACGTTCTTTGCCAGGTAACTACACGTACAATGCGGAGTGGTATGACCTCTTCTTCACAGACATCCAGCCGGTATTGGATGGCAAGATTACAGCCGCAGATTATGTGAAGCAGCAACAGCCAAAAATGCAGAAGTTGCTCGACAAAGCGGTTGAACAGGAACAGAAATCTCAGAAATAGTAGATAGGAAAGGGTGATGCCGGCAGCCTGCAATCATGCTGCTGGCATCATTCGTATTGGAACTTATGGGATTCCATACGGGCATGTGGCATTCGTTGATCGGCAAGGTTCAATCGAAGAATGCCACATGCTGATACTAGAAACAGGGGTGAACGCCGTGATTACGAAATCGAGTTTGTATCGCAAAGAGATGCTGTACGGATATCTGTTTATTTTACCTCCGATCCTTGGGTTGCTGATCTTTGTCATGTTTCCATTCCTCTACTCCCTCTATGGTTCCTTTACCGACTGGGATGGACTGGGACAGATGAACTTTATCGGATTGGCCAACTTCAAGGACTTGCTCACGGATGACTTATTTTACAAAGCGATGTTTAATACATTCTTCCTGATGCTGGGGATCCCGATTGGCCTTTTGCTGGCATTGTTGCTGGCTATGGGTTTGAATCGTAAAATTCCCGGGACTACGACCTTCCGCGTAATTTACTATATTCCGGTCATCTCCTCTCTGGCTGCAGTGTCCATCATGTGGAACTGGGCGTATAACGGGGATTACGGTCTGGTGAACCAGTTCCTCGGTCTGTTTGGCATTGAGGGTCCCAACTGGCTCGCGAATAAAGACACAGTCAAACCAGCACTGATTATTATGACGGTCTGGAAAGGTTTGGGATACACCATGTTATTGTACCTGGCAGCGCTGCAAAGTGTATCACGTACATATTATGAGGCGGCTGAACTGGATGGAGCCAATGGGTTCCAGATTTTCCGCAATATCACCTGGCCGATGGTGAAGCCTGTTACCTTTTTCCTCGTCGTTACGAATATCATTGGCGGTTCCCAGATCTTTACCGAGATGAACATTATGACGCCTACAGGTGGTCCTGAATATTCATCGGCTTCGATTGTCTTCTACATCTGGCAGAAAGCCTTCAGTAACCTTCAGATGGGTTATGCGTCAGCCATGGCTATGATTCTTGGTATTTTCATTTTTGTCATTACCTTGGTGCAATTCAAAATGAACGAAAAATCAGCCTATGATGGGGATTAATTGTCAAGGGAAGGAGTGAATCGGAGATGTCTTACAGTCAAAAAAGGAATTTAACGAACACGATCATTTTTATCGTACTTGCGATTGGTGCTATTGCGATGGTTGCACCACTGATCTGGATGCTATCCACTTCATTGAAGGAGAAGCAGGATGTATTCGCGCTTCCACCAGTGTGGATACCTGAAGTATTTCAATTTGGAAAGTATAAGGAAATCTGGGAAGCAGGGCCGCTGCTAAGCGGGATCAAAAACAGCCTCATTGTC belongs to Paenibacillus sp. FSL H8-0079 and includes:
- a CDS encoding sugar ABC transporter permease, producing the protein MITKSSLYRKEMLYGYLFILPPILGLLIFVMFPFLYSLYGSFTDWDGLGQMNFIGLANFKDLLTDDLFYKAMFNTFFLMLGIPIGLLLALLLAMGLNRKIPGTTTFRVIYYIPVISSLAAVSIMWNWAYNGDYGLVNQFLGLFGIEGPNWLANKDTVKPALIIMTVWKGLGYTMLLYLAALQSVSRTYYEAAELDGANGFQIFRNITWPMVKPVTFFLVVTNIIGGSQIFTEMNIMTPTGGPEYSSASIVFYIWQKAFSNLQMGYASAMAMILGIFIFVITLVQFKMNEKSAYDGD
- a CDS encoding sugar ABC transporter substrate-binding protein translates to MVKKKNWVTFMLLMLVSALVLAGCGGGSSGASGDKELTFMFRGGTDEQKAYQAVVKKFEEDHPGVKVKIIVTAADQYATKLRAAITGNSLPDVFYFNPGDIKAYANSNVLMNLTPYIENNADVDLNNIWKYGVDLYRYDGKMAGQGDLYGMPKDLGPFALGYNKTLFEKEGIPFPDKDKPYTWEEFVKVNQQATKDTNGDGKPDVFGTGFNVQWALQSFVWSNGGDWLDESKTKVTIDDPKFAEALQFFADMQNVYNITPSIEEAQTLDTYQRWMKGEMAFFPVGPWDMSTFETLPFEYDLLPFPAGSTGKSATWIGSLGIGVSAKSKHPEEAAALVNYLTASKESMQLLVDAKVQIPNLLDMADEWAKDTSTKPSNKQEFIDIVEDYGRSLPGNYTYNAEWYDLFFTDIQPVLDGKITAADYVKQQQPKMQKLLDKAVEQEQKSQK
- a CDS encoding glycoside hydrolase family 43 protein — encoded protein: MVLLLAGQSKAMAAFWNLTGDTAVHDPSIIKEGSSWYTFSTGPGIQVLKSDNGSSWYRVPQIFLSKPSWWASAVPGQSGLDVWAPDVEQYNGKVWLYYSISTFGSNRSAIGLASANSIGAGQWKDEGLVLQTTTANNYNAIDPNLVIDASGNPWLAFGSFWSGLKIVKLDKNTMKPTGSITSIAARPNNGGAIEGPSVVYRGGYYYLFASIDSCCQGVNSTYKMVYGRSTSITGPYVDKNGVNMLNGGGTVLDTGNVKWKGPGGQDVYNGNVIARHAYDAEDNGNPKLLINDLLWDANGWPKY